In the genome of Salmo trutta chromosome 18, fSalTru1.1, whole genome shotgun sequence, one region contains:
- the LOC115152799 gene encoding 1-acyl-sn-glycerol-3-phosphate acyltransferase delta, translating to MGLVQWLKGQFLCHLIICYGFLVSGLLVNLLQICTLPLWPINKQLARRINCKLGYSLTSQSVALLEWWSGTEVTFYTDPANYQIYGKENAIVVLNHNFEIDFLCGWTFCDRFGVLGASKCLAKKELSYLPVIGWMWYFLEMVFIKRKWEEDKRSFVQSLQNLRDYPENFWFLLHCEGTRFTEEKHQISMEVAEKKGLPKLKHHLLPRTKGFWVAVQNLRGTVAAVYCCTLNFRNNETPTLLGVINGKKYHPDLYIRRIPLESVPEDEAECSAWLHKLYQEKDQFQEDYSQTGCFPGPVVALPRGPWALINWIGWTCLLLYPLYLLLVQLVNSGSILTLLATVAFCSAVSVGVRWMIGQTEIKRSSSYGVPLN from the exons ATGGGTCTGGTACAGTGGTTGAAGGGCCAGTTCTTGTGTCACCTGATCATCTGCTATGGGTTCTTGGTCAGCGGTCTCCTGGTCAACCTATTACAGATCTGCACTCTGCCCCTCTGGCCAATCAACAAGCAGCTGGCCCGGCGGATCAACTGTAAACTGGGATACTCCCTCACCAGCC AGTCTGTGGCTCTCCTAGAGTGGTGGTCTGGCACTGAAGTAACTTTCTACACAGACCCAGCGAACTACCAAATCTACGGCAAAGAGAACGCCATCGTCGTCCTTAACCACAACTTTGAAATAGACTTTCTGTGTGGCTGGACCTTCTGTGACAGATTCGGAGTCCTTGGG GCCTCCAAATGTTTAGCCAAGAAAGAGTTGTCATACCTGCCTGTGATTGGCTGGATGTGGTACTTCCTGGAGATGGTGTTTATTAAGAGGAAGTGGGAGGAGGATAAGAGGAGCTTTGTCCAGAGCCTTCAGAACCTACGGGATTACCCCGAGAACTTCTGG TTCCTGCTCCACTGTGAGGGAACACGCTTCACAGAGGAGAAGCATCAGATCAGTATGGAGGTGGCAGAGAAGAAAGGCCTGCCTAAACTCAAACACCACCTCTTGCCCAGGACCAAGGGCTTCTGGGTAGCCGTCCAGAACCTCAGAGGGACAG TTGCTGCGGTGTACTGTTGTACACTAAATTTCAGAAACAACGAAACACCAACCTTGCTGGGAGTTATCAATGGGAAAAAATATCATCCAGATTTATACATAAG GAGAATCCCTCTGGAGTCCGTACCAGAAGATGAGGCTGAATGTTCTGCCTGGCTTCACAAACTCTACCAGGAGAAG GACCAGTTCCAGGAGGATTACAGCCAGACAGGGTGTTTCCCTGGCCCTGTAGTTGCCCTTCCACGTGGGCCCTGGGCCCTGATCAACTGGATAGGCTGGACCTGCCTTCTCCTATACCCTCTGTACCTCCTCCTGGTCCAGCTGGTCAACTCTGGGTCTATTCTCACCCTACTGGCCACAGTGGCCTTCTGCTCTGCAG TGTCAGTTGGTGTGCGCTGGATGATTGGACAGACTGAGATTAAGAGAAGCTCCAGCTATGGGGTCCCACTTAACTGA